A region from the Pseudonocardia petroleophila genome encodes:
- the qatC gene encoding Qat anti-phage system QueC-like protein QatC: MTQFLIRTDMATPVDEPEEVQFLDWAPSRTAATLQTGDTGQEFFAGWRPPRQAADLLLFGAAVYCADKTTLRRQTVDSWTREITVRLPVADVAVWVNANFASAMNFLTGDRWSIDPYQSAKDPVTDVPGVPILDRAVGLGVDGVCLFSGGLDSLCGVIDLLEEDLHRRLCLVSHNEGGQASTAQKVIFDELTAHYGTDRIVRRALYLRPAPANSSQARPLPRSRENTTRSRSMLFLSTALALAAASGPDTPVYVPENGFIGVNVPLTRARVGSASTRTTHPHFMQQLVKGAAAIGVQNPVLNPYRFRTKGEMLAHSRNPALLRRLAGQSVSCSHPETARYVGRKQGNCGYCFPCLIRRASLAHVGWDDEQYAWDIFDEQDQEVLLDRGRVRGSDLRAVLAGVLTERPDRDLLRNGPIPRGERSAFTSVWRRGLTELRAWLIADARGELGQLVRALR; this comes from the coding sequence GTGACACAGTTCCTGATCCGGACCGACATGGCCACACCCGTTGACGAGCCCGAGGAAGTCCAGTTCCTCGACTGGGCCCCGTCCCGCACCGCTGCGACGCTTCAGACCGGAGACACTGGACAGGAGTTCTTCGCCGGTTGGCGGCCACCCAGGCAGGCCGCTGATCTTCTGCTGTTCGGTGCGGCTGTGTACTGCGCGGACAAGACAACGCTTCGTCGGCAGACTGTCGACAGCTGGACGCGAGAGATTACTGTGCGTCTCCCCGTCGCCGATGTGGCCGTGTGGGTGAATGCTAATTTCGCATCAGCGATGAACTTCCTCACAGGTGACCGCTGGTCCATCGATCCCTACCAGTCCGCCAAAGACCCGGTCACCGACGTCCCCGGTGTTCCCATTCTCGACCGAGCGGTTGGTCTTGGCGTTGACGGAGTGTGCCTGTTCTCTGGGGGTTTGGACTCGTTGTGCGGCGTAATCGATCTATTGGAGGAGGATCTACACCGTCGCCTGTGCCTGGTGTCTCACAATGAAGGCGGCCAAGCCTCTACAGCTCAAAAAGTCATTTTTGACGAACTCACCGCGCACTACGGCACCGACCGCATCGTTCGACGTGCACTCTACCTGCGACCAGCGCCGGCGAATAGTTCTCAAGCACGTCCACTTCCAAGAAGTCGGGAGAATACGACGCGCTCCCGGTCGATGCTGTTTCTATCAACTGCTCTTGCTCTTGCTGCGGCAAGCGGACCCGATACACCCGTATACGTGCCGGAGAACGGATTCATCGGTGTGAATGTGCCGCTGACCCGCGCGCGCGTTGGCAGCGCCAGTACCCGGACGACGCACCCACATTTCATGCAACAGCTCGTCAAGGGCGCGGCCGCAATTGGCGTTCAGAATCCGGTGCTCAACCCGTACCGGTTTCGCACAAAAGGTGAGATGCTCGCCCATTCTCGTAACCCCGCGCTGCTCAGGCGGCTAGCGGGGCAGAGCGTGTCCTGTTCCCATCCGGAGACCGCCCGTTACGTCGGCCGCAAACAGGGAAACTGCGGGTACTGTTTTCCGTGTTTGATCCGGCGCGCCTCGCTGGCGCACGTCGGGTGGGATGACGAGCAGTACGCCTGGGACATATTTGACGAGCAGGATCAAGAGGTTCTCCTCGATCGAGGACGAGTCCGAGGATCGGACCTCCGCGCGGTACTCGCCGGTGTTCTGACTGAACGACCCGACCGCGACCTTCTGCGTAATGGCCCAATCCCGCGTGGCGAACGCTCAGCGTTTACCAGTGTATGGCGCCGCGGCCTCACAGAACTGCGTGCTTGGCTTATTGCCGACGCACGTGGTGAGCTAGGACAGCTCGTTAGGGCTCTGAGGTGA
- a CDS encoding KAP family P-loop NTPase fold protein, with product MWADNETEVDLLGFDFLVDTLLVALTEPRLLPLTVGLLGDWGSGKSSLMRITRQELCSAHETDESGSRYVCVDFSPWQHEDYSDVKVALMTAVLDAVAGHVDETHQEQVSLLRRFLRGFGRWGRRGGRVALAAGQVAGPLVLPAAGLDPGVLEVATAGMTAVAGEAGKMLEDPAVASDAPARDEVVDAGQFRSEFRKLVKDLNNVDAVVVFIDDLDRCLPETVVDTFEAIRLFLNTPKTAYVLAANQAVVQTAIDSRYPDLRRSDGTGIGADYLEKMLQLKVAIPSLSAPEAETYTNLLLAELRLNEEQFDTVLQATRRHRLGGNLQVAFNLGVAVEALDEVPDDLVADLGWATSISEVLGAGLRGNPRQLKRFLNNLMLRHRSAQRRQLTLDLPVLAKLMVLEEQHLTDFQRLFDWQLTAAGPIPELAAAESTAGSDDSSSPDPDAHSTGQSETSAEADIVLDTEGATDDRSASSVSDDVLSWTKKTHVQKWLRLEPLLGGIDLRPYFTYSRDKLTLGVAVTRLSPHLQEMLSKLQSDAEALRRLTCTEVGQLPETERAQLLDALLDAVLRNPAGTGFLAAIELAERVPDTVSAVCAMLMKVPPQAVGPARAAQAVQRLPAGDAAVVELLARWESSEAPGLRAMIASVREGKRRGGRR from the coding sequence ATGTGGGCAGACAACGAGACCGAGGTCGATCTGCTGGGGTTCGATTTCCTGGTCGACACGCTGTTAGTCGCGTTGACAGAGCCAAGACTCCTGCCGCTCACCGTCGGCCTGCTGGGTGACTGGGGGTCAGGCAAGTCCAGCCTCATGCGCATCACGAGACAAGAGCTGTGTAGTGCTCACGAGACCGACGAGTCCGGCTCGCGATACGTGTGCGTCGATTTCAGCCCCTGGCAGCACGAGGATTACAGCGATGTGAAAGTCGCCCTCATGACGGCCGTGCTCGATGCGGTCGCTGGACACGTTGATGAGACTCACCAGGAACAAGTCTCGCTGCTTCGGCGGTTTCTTCGCGGCTTTGGGCGGTGGGGACGGCGAGGGGGGCGTGTCGCTCTCGCTGCAGGGCAGGTAGCCGGTCCGCTCGTGCTGCCGGCAGCGGGCCTCGATCCGGGTGTCCTTGAGGTCGCTACAGCGGGTATGACCGCTGTCGCAGGAGAAGCAGGAAAGATGCTCGAAGATCCAGCCGTCGCTTCCGATGCGCCAGCACGTGACGAGGTCGTTGATGCAGGCCAGTTCCGCTCGGAGTTCAGGAAGCTGGTCAAGGACCTCAATAACGTCGATGCGGTAGTTGTCTTCATTGACGACCTCGACAGGTGTCTGCCTGAAACCGTGGTAGACACCTTCGAGGCAATCCGGCTATTTCTCAATACCCCGAAGACCGCTTATGTTCTGGCTGCAAATCAGGCCGTCGTTCAGACCGCGATCGATTCTCGCTATCCAGACCTGCGGCGCTCCGACGGCACGGGGATCGGCGCGGACTACCTAGAGAAGATGCTGCAACTCAAGGTCGCGATCCCGTCGCTATCTGCTCCGGAAGCGGAGACTTACACCAACCTGCTGCTGGCCGAACTACGTCTTAACGAAGAGCAATTCGACACAGTACTGCAGGCTACTCGTCGGCATCGCCTCGGGGGCAACTTGCAAGTCGCGTTTAATCTCGGAGTCGCAGTCGAGGCGCTTGACGAGGTTCCTGATGATTTGGTAGCCGACTTGGGCTGGGCAACAAGCATTTCTGAAGTCCTTGGAGCAGGACTGCGAGGAAATCCCCGGCAGCTCAAGCGATTCCTAAACAACTTGATGCTCAGGCACCGAAGCGCGCAGCGCCGACAGCTCACCCTCGATCTACCGGTACTTGCTAAGCTCATGGTGCTCGAAGAGCAGCACCTGACCGACTTCCAGCGCTTGTTCGACTGGCAGCTAACCGCTGCGGGGCCAATTCCGGAGCTCGCGGCAGCTGAGTCGACCGCAGGTTCTGACGACTCCTCCTCGCCTGACCCGGATGCCCACTCGACAGGGCAGTCTGAGACCAGCGCCGAAGCAGACATAGTACTCGATACTGAGGGTGCGACCGACGATCGGAGCGCCTCGTCGGTCAGCGACGACGTGCTTAGCTGGACTAAAAAGACTCACGTGCAGAAATGGCTGCGCCTTGAACCGCTACTCGGCGGTATCGACCTGCGGCCCTACTTCACATACTCTAGAGACAAACTGACACTCGGTGTCGCTGTAACGCGCCTTTCACCCCACCTGCAAGAGATGCTATCGAAACTGCAATCCGACGCTGAGGCGCTTCGACGACTCACATGCACAGAGGTTGGTCAGCTTCCCGAAACGGAACGGGCGCAACTGCTTGATGCACTCTTGGATGCAGTTCTCAGAAACCCTGCCGGCACGGGCTTCCTCGCGGCGATCGAACTCGCAGAACGAGTGCCTGATACGGTGTCGGCGGTATGTGCAATGCTAATGAAGGTCCCGCCGCAGGCCGTAGGCCCTGCTCGGGCTGCGCAGGCCGTGCAGCGTCTCCCCGCTGGCGACGCTGCCGTGGTGGAACTGTTGGCGCGATGGGAGAGCAGCGAAGCTCCCGGCCTTAGGGCAATGATCGCTAGCGTCCGCGAGGGCAAGAGGCGTGGCGGACGCCGCTGA
- a CDS encoding bifunctional DNA primase/polymerase, with the protein MGTGLRHGARAPAVSAEPLGRLARAALHAAGLGWPVFPVRPRAKVPAITGWEDAATTDPDQITEWWLRPWNIGLATGRAGLLVVDLDRDGLDPPGEWAGLRDGAEVLARLAAAAGEPLPVTYTVVTPSGGRHLYFHQPNGATLRNTQGALGWCIDTRGHGGYVLAAGSRLTAGSYRELRRPVVQLPCWLAAALTPRPESNSPATTSLYVDELALSGWRAQAYLRAVVEGERRNVAAALVGQRHCTLLRAARRLGQWVGGGALTAHEARAVLTDAANHFLGVEGYTARQVDRDITDGLAYGARRPRHRLPHLIAADE; encoded by the coding sequence TTGGGCACCGGCCTTCGGCACGGCGCTCGGGCGCCGGCCGTATCGGCGGAGCCGCTCGGGCGGCTCGCTCGGGCCGCGCTGCATGCGGCCGGTCTCGGGTGGCCGGTGTTCCCGGTCCGGCCGCGCGCGAAAGTCCCGGCGATCACCGGTTGGGAGGACGCGGCGACCACCGATCCCGACCAGATCACCGAGTGGTGGTTACGCCCGTGGAACATCGGACTCGCGACCGGAAGGGCGGGCCTGCTGGTCGTCGACCTCGACCGCGACGGCCTTGACCCGCCAGGGGAGTGGGCCGGTTTGCGCGACGGCGCCGAGGTCCTCGCCCGCCTGGCGGCCGCTGCCGGGGAGCCGCTCCCGGTCACGTACACGGTGGTGACGCCGTCCGGTGGGCGGCACCTGTACTTCCACCAACCAAACGGCGCGACCCTGCGCAACACCCAGGGTGCATTGGGCTGGTGCATCGACACCCGCGGTCACGGCGGGTACGTGCTCGCCGCCGGGTCCCGCCTGACCGCCGGCTCCTACCGTGAGCTTCGGCGCCCCGTCGTACAGCTGCCCTGCTGGCTGGCCGCCGCCCTCACCCCTCGACCCGAGTCCAACTCTCCGGCCACGACGAGCTTGTACGTCGACGAGCTCGCGCTGTCGGGTTGGCGCGCCCAGGCTTACCTGCGGGCGGTCGTCGAGGGGGAGCGGCGCAACGTGGCCGCCGCACTGGTCGGGCAACGGCACTGCACGCTGCTGCGGGCCGCGCGCCGGCTCGGGCAGTGGGTCGGCGGCGGCGCCCTCACCGCTCACGAGGCCCGTGCCGTTCTCACCGACGCCGCCAACCACTTCCTCGGGGTCGAGGGCTACACCGCCCGGCAGGTCGATCGCGACATCACCGACGGCCTCGCGTACGGCGCCCGACGGCCCCGCCATCGACTCCCGCACCTCATCGCTGCCGACGAGTGA
- a CDS encoding single-stranded DNA-binding protein: MNKITVHGNLTGKPELRHSRSGVPVATFTIAANRRRLNRQTGNWADLPAVFHRVVCFNALAENVAASLDKGTPVAVTGEFADDSYKREDGTSIRRIQIEAADVAASLRYATATLVRNPRAATAPAPEGEPPTADSDTTPDHDAERPALELVGSD, from the coding sequence ATGAACAAGATCACCGTCCACGGCAACCTCACCGGTAAGCCCGAACTGCGCCACTCCCGCTCCGGGGTCCCGGTCGCCACGTTCACCATCGCGGCGAACCGGCGCCGCCTCAACCGCCAGACCGGGAACTGGGCCGATCTGCCCGCGGTGTTCCACCGGGTCGTGTGCTTCAACGCCCTGGCCGAGAACGTCGCCGCGAGCCTGGACAAGGGCACCCCGGTCGCGGTCACCGGCGAGTTCGCCGACGACAGCTACAAGCGCGAGGACGGCACCTCCATCCGTCGGATCCAGATCGAGGCCGCCGACGTCGCTGCGAGCCTGCGCTACGCCACCGCCACCCTGGTCCGCAACCCGCGCGCGGCCACCGCCCCGGCGCCCGAGGGCGAGCCGCCGACCGCGGACAGCGACACCACGCCCGACCACGACGCCGAGCGGCCCGCCCTCGAACTCGTCGGGTCCGACTGA
- a CDS encoding ParB/RepB/Spo0J family partition protein, with protein MTLTAKPDQTTTDIAQFDELPAIDDRHAAETTADAVTTAGAETERADADTSNSHDDEPVGELLRVDPRTLIIGQNVRRDVALDKPFLRSIADRGVREPIIVRRDDQGALVVRKGKRRTLAAVETGRDSVPVLVEPGRPGDDPDADDRREVIDRIVDQLEENHHRAGTSEVDEVRAHQQLLDLGLTAGQIARRTHVPTARAKQTTTVARSEIATAAMERYDLTLDQVAVIAEFDSPDGPDVEAVKALTVTAAKEPAQFAHVAQRLRDQRADARQVADTVAELTKQGVRVLDPDNTGGAAQISGLRLDAQTPSGTELDPDTHGGCPGHAATVEVHRGWDREPRLKVVHWCTAADEHGHVARWGRVAPTDSAGGDGGDGGDGATARELALAAEQAKAERRRVIANNRDWASAAAVRRDWMRGFLSRRTAPRDALSYIASTLAHAGHDLRRAMESGHPTACELLGLAPTGTVYAARPNPIEDLAATATPVRATLLSLAVLLGAAEDATSRQTWRDPSAENRSYFAALRGWGYPLSPVEQLVLSDTDATLVQRTDSASGDGRARGADEDVATAAEPEGEDGTPAAEATAEVASAG; from the coding sequence GTGACCCTCACCGCCAAACCCGACCAGACCACCACCGACATCGCACAGTTCGACGAGCTGCCGGCCATCGACGACCGGCACGCCGCCGAGACGACCGCCGACGCTGTCACCACTGCCGGCGCCGAGACCGAGCGGGCCGACGCCGACACGTCCAACAGCCACGACGACGAGCCGGTGGGCGAGTTGCTGCGTGTCGATCCGCGGACGCTGATCATCGGCCAGAACGTGCGCCGCGACGTCGCGCTGGACAAGCCGTTCCTGCGCTCGATCGCCGACCGCGGCGTCCGCGAACCGATCATCGTCCGCCGCGACGACCAGGGCGCGCTGGTCGTGCGCAAGGGCAAGCGCCGCACCCTGGCCGCGGTCGAGACCGGCCGCGACAGCGTCCCGGTGCTCGTCGAGCCCGGCCGGCCCGGCGATGACCCGGATGCCGATGACCGTCGCGAGGTGATCGACCGAATCGTCGACCAGCTCGAGGAGAACCACCACCGGGCCGGGACCAGCGAGGTCGACGAGGTCCGCGCGCACCAGCAGCTGCTCGACCTCGGGCTGACCGCGGGGCAGATCGCCCGCCGCACCCACGTCCCGACCGCCCGGGCGAAGCAGACCACCACGGTCGCGCGTAGCGAGATCGCCACCGCGGCGATGGAGCGCTACGACCTGACCCTCGACCAGGTCGCCGTCATCGCCGAGTTCGACAGCCCCGACGGACCGGACGTCGAGGCGGTCAAGGCGCTCACCGTGACCGCGGCCAAGGAGCCCGCCCAGTTCGCGCACGTCGCCCAGCGGCTTCGCGATCAGCGCGCCGACGCTCGCCAGGTCGCCGACACCGTCGCCGAGCTGACCAAACAGGGCGTGCGTGTCCTCGATCCAGACAACACCGGCGGTGCGGCGCAGATCAGCGGGCTGCGGCTCGACGCGCAGACACCCAGCGGAACCGAACTCGACCCCGACACCCACGGCGGGTGCCCCGGCCACGCGGCCACCGTCGAGGTGCACCGCGGATGGGACCGAGAGCCGCGGCTCAAGGTCGTGCACTGGTGCACCGCCGCCGACGAGCACGGCCACGTCGCCCGCTGGGGCCGTGTCGCGCCGACCGACAGCGCCGGCGGCGACGGGGGCGACGGGGGCGACGGCGCGACGGCACGCGAGCTCGCCCTCGCCGCCGAGCAGGCCAAGGCCGAGCGACGCCGGGTGATCGCGAACAATCGCGACTGGGCCTCGGCCGCCGCGGTACGCCGTGACTGGATGCGCGGCTTCCTCTCCCGACGTACCGCCCCGCGCGATGCCTTGTCCTACATCGCGTCGACGCTCGCGCATGCCGGGCACGACCTGCGCCGGGCGATGGAGTCCGGGCACCCCACCGCCTGTGAGCTGCTGGGCCTGGCCCCGACCGGGACCGTCTACGCCGCGCGGCCCAACCCGATCGAGGACCTCGCCGCCACCGCCACCCCGGTCCGGGCGACCCTGCTGAGCCTCGCCGTACTGCTCGGCGCGGCCGAAGACGCCACCAGCCGCCAGACCTGGCGTGACCCGTCCGCGGAGAACCGCAGCTACTTCGCGGCGTTGCGTGGTTGGGGCTACCCGCTGTCCCCGGTCGAGCAGCTCGTCCTCTCTGACACCGACGCAACCCTCGTCCAGCGCACGGACAGCGCATCCGGCGATGGCAGGGCGCGCGGCGCCGATGAAGACGTCGCCACCGCGGCCGAACCGGAAGGCGAGGACGGCACCCCGGCTGCGGAGGCCACTGCCGAGGTCGCATCCGCCGGCTGA
- a CDS encoding DUF932 domain-containing protein, with the protein MTTPDTILTTRNATVADLVALLQAQHAAKLDVVAPARHLLAENGHLRLIGVGEPRLTPDGVTVGETVLRPTATADAGIADKLGIPLPYLRRLRAEQIGLYDANVNTWLADYPDRRFLVRGLHNPDGGTGVARAFLSDSYRMVDNLDVLMAGLEGIRSAGVPVDIASCDLTERRMYVKVRAPQVAEYAPDLLAGYRSPFTGARGADNPVVFAGFVVSNSETGHGSFSLTPQLTVQVCDNGMTLTKDAVREVHLGGRLSDGVVRWSADTQDAVLDLVVKQARDAVATFLDHGYVRAKLAEITRAAGVAISDPAATLEHVGKALRFTTEQQATILAHFISGSDITSGGVLHAVTSVAQTLADADAAHDLERQGLRAMTLAAAHAA; encoded by the coding sequence ATGACCACGCCCGACACGATCCTCACCACCCGCAACGCCACCGTCGCCGACCTCGTCGCGCTGCTGCAGGCCCAACACGCCGCGAAGCTCGACGTCGTCGCCCCCGCCCGACACCTACTCGCCGAGAACGGCCATCTGCGGTTGATCGGGGTCGGCGAGCCCCGGCTCACCCCGGACGGTGTGACGGTGGGGGAGACCGTGCTGCGCCCGACCGCGACAGCCGACGCCGGGATCGCCGACAAGCTCGGCATCCCGCTGCCCTACCTGCGCCGGCTACGCGCGGAGCAGATCGGCCTCTACGACGCCAACGTCAACACCTGGCTGGCCGACTACCCGGACCGCCGCTTCCTGGTCCGCGGCCTGCACAACCCGGACGGCGGGACCGGGGTGGCGCGGGCGTTCCTGTCGGACTCCTACCGCATGGTGGACAACCTCGACGTCCTCATGGCCGGACTGGAGGGCATCCGCAGCGCCGGCGTGCCGGTCGACATTGCCAGCTGTGACCTGACCGAGCGCCGAATGTACGTGAAGGTCCGCGCCCCGCAGGTCGCCGAGTACGCCCCCGACCTGCTGGCCGGTTACCGCAGCCCGTTCACCGGGGCGCGGGGTGCGGATAACCCGGTGGTGTTCGCCGGGTTCGTGGTGTCGAACTCCGAGACCGGGCACGGCTCGTTCTCGCTGACCCCGCAGCTCACCGTCCAGGTCTGCGACAACGGCATGACCCTCACGAAGGATGCCGTCCGCGAGGTCCACCTGGGCGGGCGGCTGTCCGACGGGGTGGTGCGCTGGTCGGCCGACACCCAGGACGCGGTGCTCGATCTGGTCGTGAAGCAGGCCCGCGACGCCGTGGCCACGTTCCTGGACCATGGCTACGTCCGGGCGAAGCTGGCCGAGATCACCCGCGCCGCCGGGGTCGCGATCAGCGATCCGGCCGCGACGTTGGAGCACGTCGGGAAGGCGCTGCGGTTCACCACCGAACAGCAGGCCACGATCCTGGCCCACTTCATCTCCGGCTCCGACATCACCTCCGGCGGTGTCCTGCACGCAGTCACCTCGGTCGCGCAGACCCTCGCCGACGCCGACGCCGCCCATGACCTGGAGCGCCAGGGGCTGCGCGCGATGACCCTGGCCGCCGCCCACGCCGCATAG
- a CDS encoding NACHT domain-containing protein: MTATSNTGTVTARAMYAWQTEWPWFVVLDGLDEVTEPSVRATVIERVISFVNEAEGDDCDVFVLLTTRPFGYIENISPAHFRTLSLADLTPEEAISYGTAVTNLRLRDDEERRTAVIRQLNDAAESESYRHLLRTPLQVLILTIIIDSSAGNLAPDRFSLFWGYYNTVFTRERNKRTSLRTLLLDREPQITKLHELVGYELQRRSEGGDRSFAALSEDELRRIIRDNLTDAGHEPGAAGDDLLERILTAAMHRLVLIAPRGKHGFGFDVRPLQEMSAARHLTNGDFDDVTERLRRIVASPHWRNTWIFAAGRIFAQKQDHLLPRIIDLVDTIDNAAPRRLGRVAPVGPRLALDLLDDGMARAWPIFCNRLLRLGLTVLHEPQPPDLPAITRVLMRYADTGSTQRNAVADEIRNLLAGTRITRLNIDYMQQNEMEAAEVQVHIRPTTRGLRLVRKDRNPVLLRPSDRTGTSSQPRSRPLR; the protein is encoded by the coding sequence GTGACCGCCACCTCCAACACCGGTACGGTGACCGCCCGGGCCATGTACGCCTGGCAGACCGAGTGGCCGTGGTTTGTCGTGCTCGACGGCCTGGACGAGGTCACCGAGCCGAGCGTGCGTGCAACGGTCATTGAGCGCGTCATCTCCTTCGTCAACGAGGCGGAAGGTGACGATTGCGACGTGTTCGTCCTGCTTACGACACGCCCCTTCGGCTATATCGAGAACATTTCACCGGCGCACTTCCGCACCCTGTCCCTCGCCGACCTCACGCCGGAAGAGGCCATCAGCTACGGCACCGCTGTCACCAACCTGCGGCTGCGCGACGACGAAGAGCGCCGGACCGCCGTGATCAGGCAGCTCAACGACGCCGCCGAGTCAGAGTCCTATCGACACCTGCTTCGCACCCCGCTCCAGGTGCTCATCCTCACGATCATCATTGATAGCAGCGCCGGCAACCTCGCACCGGACCGGTTCAGCCTGTTCTGGGGCTACTACAACACCGTGTTCACCCGCGAACGCAACAAGCGGACCAGTCTGCGCACCTTGCTGCTCGACCGCGAACCGCAGATCACCAAGCTCCACGAACTCGTCGGCTACGAGTTGCAACGCCGTAGCGAGGGCGGCGACCGCTCCTTTGCCGCACTCAGCGAGGACGAGTTGCGCCGCATCATCCGCGACAACCTCACCGACGCCGGTCACGAACCCGGCGCGGCCGGCGACGACCTCCTCGAGCGGATCCTGACCGCGGCCATGCATCGCCTGGTCCTCATCGCCCCCCGTGGCAAGCACGGCTTCGGTTTTGACGTGCGTCCGCTACAGGAAATGAGCGCCGCCCGGCATCTCACGAACGGTGACTTCGACGATGTCACCGAGCGACTGCGGCGCATAGTCGCCAGCCCGCACTGGCGCAACACATGGATCTTCGCCGCCGGTCGGATCTTCGCCCAGAAGCAGGACCACCTTCTGCCCCGCATCATCGACCTCGTCGACACGATCGACAACGCAGCTCCACGCAGACTTGGACGTGTCGCTCCCGTGGGCCCGCGTCTGGCGCTCGACCTTCTTGACGACGGAATGGCCCGGGCGTGGCCCATCTTCTGCAACCGGCTCCTCCGGCTCGGCCTCACTGTGCTGCACGAGCCCCAGCCGCCGGACCTGCCCGCAATCACGCGTGTCTTGATGCGATACGCGGACACCGGTTCGACCCAGCGCAACGCGGTGGCCGATGAGATACGCAACCTCCTCGCCGGTACCAGGATCACCCGACTCAACATCGACTACATGCAGCAGAACGAGATGGAGGCTGCCGAGGTCCAGGTCCACATCCGGCCGACAACCCGCGGATTGCGACTCGTGCGCAAGGACCGCAATCCCGTCTTGCTCCGGCCGTCGGACCGGACTGGGACGAGTTCGCAGCCGAGATCGAGACCGCTCCGGTGA